A genome region from Halocatena salina includes the following:
- a CDS encoding mannonate dehydratase, whose amino-acid sequence MDPALILPPSPDRRWTLAKQIGVNCGVARFWGIDDWWEYDTLLRTRNRFEDHDISLRVVEDRPPMTRTVLGKEGRDEEIATVKQLLRNMGKLGIDTYSWVWTENPVGVVRTSDSIPDRGGSRKSGYDHAWDRQADDHPEAGITETELWENLEYFLNEVVPVAERAGVKMALHPDDPPLSPVRGVPRLVTSVEKYERILDLHPSSNHGVTFCQGNFAAMKTDIPSAIRRLGDRIHFVHFRDVEGTAESFVETWHDDGPTDMRATIEAYRDIGFDGPIRPDHVPRMAGEKDRDGAHAGYTDMGRLFAIGYMKGLIEQTA is encoded by the coding sequence ATGGATCCAGCACTGATATTGCCGCCCTCGCCAGATAGACGATGGACGCTCGCCAAGCAGATCGGCGTGAACTGTGGTGTTGCCCGCTTTTGGGGGATAGATGACTGGTGGGAATACGACACACTTCTTCGAACACGAAACCGATTCGAAGACCACGACATCTCCTTGCGAGTGGTCGAAGATAGGCCCCCAATGACGCGCACCGTTCTCGGAAAGGAAGGACGTGATGAAGAGATAGCAACAGTAAAGCAGTTACTCAGGAATATGGGGAAGCTTGGTATCGACACGTACAGTTGGGTCTGGACCGAAAACCCCGTCGGAGTCGTACGGACATCCGATTCGATACCTGATCGCGGGGGGTCTCGAAAATCCGGATACGATCACGCATGGGATCGACAAGCCGACGATCACCCTGAAGCGGGCATTACTGAGACGGAACTCTGGGAGAATCTCGAATACTTCCTCAACGAGGTCGTTCCGGTGGCCGAACGCGCGGGAGTGAAGATGGCGCTTCATCCCGACGATCCACCGCTCTCCCCGGTTCGTGGTGTTCCGCGTCTCGTCACGTCGGTTGAAAAGTACGAACGCATTCTCGATCTTCACCCGAGTTCGAATCACGGCGTCACCTTCTGTCAGGGGAATTTCGCCGCGATGAAAACCGATATTCCATCAGCGATTCGCCGTCTCGGGGATCGTATCCATTTCGTGCATTTCCGTGATGTCGAAGGGACTGCCGAGTCGTTCGTCGAGACGTGGCACGACGACGGTCCGACGGATATGCGTGCCACCATCGAAGCATACCGTGATATCGGGTTCGACGGTCCGATTCGGCCCGACCATGTTCCGAGAATGGCCGGAGAAAAGGACCGAGACGGAGCGCACGCTGGCTATACCGACATGGGTCGGCTGTTCGCCATCGGATATATGAAAGGATTGATCGAACAGACGGCGTAG
- a CDS encoding TRAP transporter substrate-binding protein has translation MPQQSRRDFIGQLCLLGGTGAVTSLAGCSGDGSSDQGQSMLIGSVFPSGHVINEMAKSWADTVAQETNNRVSITIEPAFGGEQEVMEQTRIGSIEGTIIGTRWVIDYDPKNFWVESPFVFENWDQQKRAFETEHLDDGRQRLREKGNQRLVGPPIYRGYRHISGKSALETPEAIHGTDLRVPDLSPWVNIWEGIGASPTTVAFDELYSALQQGVVEAQENPAKTALSSSLYEVQSHYTLTQHLASTGWFTLNTDAFEALSEDDRTVVSETLTQHIEDLSSRIADSESETIDELESNGMNIVEPDRDAWLAAAEKPLQAQFNQNWQPSLADVRNI, from the coding sequence ATGCCACAGCAGAGTCGGCGCGATTTCATCGGACAGCTCTGTCTGCTCGGGGGTACCGGTGCAGTCACCTCGCTCGCGGGCTGTTCCGGGGATGGTTCTAGTGACCAGGGTCAATCGATGCTTATTGGAAGCGTCTTTCCCAGTGGCCACGTCATCAACGAAATGGCGAAGTCTTGGGCGGACACTGTCGCACAGGAGACCAACAACCGCGTTTCTATCACCATCGAACCGGCGTTCGGCGGCGAACAGGAAGTGATGGAACAGACGCGTATCGGTTCGATCGAAGGGACGATTATCGGCACGAGATGGGTTATCGACTACGACCCGAAGAACTTCTGGGTCGAATCACCGTTCGTGTTCGAAAACTGGGACCAGCAGAAACGCGCATTCGAAACGGAGCACCTAGACGATGGCCGACAACGGCTCCGTGAAAAGGGCAATCAACGGCTCGTCGGTCCGCCAATCTACCGAGGCTATCGTCACATATCCGGTAAGAGTGCCCTCGAAACGCCGGAAGCGATCCACGGGACCGATCTCCGCGTCCCAGATCTTTCTCCGTGGGTAAATATCTGGGAAGGAATCGGTGCCAGTCCGACGACCGTTGCCTTCGATGAACTGTACAGCGCGTTACAGCAAGGCGTCGTCGAAGCCCAAGAAAACCCGGCAAAAACGGCCCTCTCATCGTCGCTGTATGAGGTACAGAGTCACTACACCTTGACCCAGCATCTAGCCTCGACGGGCTGGTTCACTCTCAATACGGATGCGTTCGAGGCGCTGTCCGAAGACGACCGAACTGTCGTTTCCGAAACGCTCACACAGCATATCGAAGATCTCAGTAGCCGCATCGCTGATTCAGAATCTGAAACTATCGACGAGCTGGAGAGTAACGGAATGAACATAGTCGAACCGGACCGCGATGCGTGGCTGGCAGCAGCCGAAAAGCCACTCCAAGCCCAGTTCAACCAGAACTGGCAGCCGTCATTAGCGGACGTGAGAAATATTTGA
- a CDS encoding TRAP transporter small permease: MVENSDTPSVTHYFDQAVKALALCLYVLMILVVGLQILTRWVLGSVIGSNLPWTVNFSQMLLVYVTFIGAAVASGKREHVSLDLLVSRLSDSTIRVLIGFRTVLVFVFVVVLTAGAYPLYQQNRGSVIGALPTHPPFTQAWLYVPVIVGGVIIAVYSVRDLWAVVMSPETVLTDIKRGGDDEN; the protein is encoded by the coding sequence ATGGTTGAAAATAGCGATACGCCGTCTGTCACTCATTATTTCGACCAGGCAGTCAAAGCTCTCGCTCTGTGCTTGTACGTACTGATGATACTGGTCGTCGGGTTGCAAATCCTGACGCGTTGGGTACTCGGATCGGTGATCGGAAGCAATCTGCCGTGGACCGTCAATTTCTCACAGATGCTCCTCGTTTACGTCACGTTCATCGGGGCGGCGGTAGCCAGTGGGAAACGCGAACACGTTTCACTCGATCTTCTCGTCTCGCGCCTGTCGGATAGCACGATACGAGTGCTAATAGGCTTTCGAACGGTACTCGTGTTTGTATTCGTCGTAGTTCTTACTGCTGGTGCCTATCCGCTCTATCAACAGAACAGGGGCTCGGTCATCGGCGCACTGCCGACCCATCCGCCGTTCACACAAGCGTGGCTGTACGTTCCAGTGATCGTCGGTGGTGTGATCATCGCCGTCTACAGCGTCCGAGACTTATGGGCGGTGGTTATGTCCCCGGAGACGGTGCTCACAGATATCAAACGAGGTGGTGACGATGAGAACTAA
- a CDS encoding TRAP transporter large permease yields MADVVLLMLFVGILLALYLIEVPVVYALGLTSLILMWTTSIPFEPLLVAQTMVRGSNSFVLLAIPLFLQTGLLMNALGLTDVIFDFANAIIGPIRGGLAHVNIVASIIFSGMTGTAAADAAGLGAIEYRAMRDAGYEKGFSVAVTGSSSIIGPIIPPSVPLIIYGVIAQVSIGTLFIAGLIPGLVMGLGLMILCTFYANRHGYDRGDWWSVGEIGRTCYRALPALGTPVLIIGGILGGLFTATEAGAIALFYTILVGTVFYDALSWEELVTSFEDGMTRTASLTFIVAAASLYGFLIQRAQLPEVLARAVMTVSTDPLIIMLVIAGVLFIVGLMLETIAAITILTPVFLPIIEQTAIDPIYFGVVMIITLMIGLLTPPFGVILFVLNAVTGVSLERITRHMVPFYVPLLIVLLLTIVFPSLVMWLPRTMGLA; encoded by the coding sequence ATGGCTGACGTTGTACTCCTCATGCTGTTTGTCGGCATATTGCTCGCGCTCTATCTGATCGAAGTTCCAGTCGTTTATGCGCTCGGTCTTACGAGCCTGATTCTGATGTGGACGACATCGATTCCGTTTGAGCCGCTCCTCGTTGCTCAAACCATGGTCCGGGGAAGCAACTCCTTCGTTCTTCTGGCGATTCCGTTGTTCCTCCAGACGGGACTCTTAATGAACGCTCTCGGTCTCACGGACGTTATCTTCGACTTTGCGAACGCCATTATTGGCCCGATTCGCGGCGGACTGGCGCACGTAAACATCGTTGCAAGCATTATTTTCTCCGGCATGACAGGAACGGCTGCAGCCGACGCTGCCGGACTCGGTGCGATCGAGTATCGGGCAATGCGCGATGCGGGCTACGAAAAGGGATTCAGTGTCGCAGTAACTGGCTCATCTTCGATCATCGGACCGATCATTCCGCCAAGCGTCCCGCTGATCATTTATGGGGTCATCGCCCAGGTCTCGATCGGGACCCTGTTTATTGCAGGTCTCATACCGGGTCTCGTAATGGGACTTGGCCTCATGATACTCTGCACGTTCTACGCCAACAGGCACGGGTACGACCGTGGTGACTGGTGGTCTGTCGGTGAGATCGGTCGAACGTGTTATCGGGCACTCCCTGCCCTGGGCACGCCGGTACTCATCATCGGCGGGATCTTAGGAGGGCTGTTTACCGCGACGGAAGCGGGAGCGATCGCTCTATTTTACACGATCCTCGTTGGAACTGTCTTCTACGATGCGCTCAGTTGGGAGGAGTTGGTAACGAGCTTCGAGGACGGGATGACGCGGACGGCGTCGCTCACGTTCATCGTTGCCGCCGCATCGCTCTATGGCTTTCTCATCCAACGTGCGCAGCTCCCGGAGGTGTTGGCCCGGGCAGTCATGACAGTCTCGACTGATCCTCTCATCATTATGTTGGTGATTGCTGGCGTGCTGTTCATCGTCGGTTTGATGTTGGAAACGATAGCAGCCATTACTATTCTCACGCCAGTCTTCCTGCCGATCATCGAACAGACGGCCATCGATCCGATTTACTTCGGCGTGGTGATGATTATCACCTTGATGATCGGGCTACTGACGCCACCGTTCGGTGTTATCCTGTTCGTTCTTAACGCAGTCACCGGTGTCTCGCTCGAACGGATCACCAGACACATGGTTCCGTTCTACGTTCCGCTTCTTATCGTTCTCTTGCTCACGATCGTGTTCCCGAGTCTCGTGATGTGGCTTCCCCGAACGATGGGACTCGCGTGA
- a CDS encoding SDR family NAD(P)-dependent oxidoreductase, with the protein MVDVSDQTVSVSDKTAVVIGGTSGIGRAIALAFANDGADVVATSRHEDAVSETAEELRSRGAATATITCDVRERSSIERLYDTASSDLGGIDVLVNSAGSVAKAPITEMDTTEWERDIDTNLSGVFRACQIFGRGMDAGSIINISSMSAGQAREQRPAYCAAKSGVNGLTRAAAADLGPEVRVNAIEPGFVETPLAGDAFETGTELRSQIDERTPLERVAQPDEIAGAAVYLASDAAAFTTGEIITIDGGYDDSSL; encoded by the coding sequence ATGGTTGATGTATCAGATCAGACTGTCAGTGTTTCAGATAAGACAGCGGTCGTCATCGGCGGGACGAGCGGTATCGGCCGCGCGATCGCGTTGGCGTTCGCAAACGATGGTGCAGACGTGGTTGCAACGAGCCGCCATGAGGATGCGGTTAGCGAAACAGCAGAGGAACTCCGTTCCCGGGGGGCAGCCACAGCAACGATCACCTGTGACGTTCGGGAGAGAAGTTCCATCGAGCGACTGTACGACACGGCTTCGTCCGACCTGGGTGGCATAGACGTACTGGTAAACTCCGCCGGATCAGTCGCGAAAGCTCCGATCACGGAGATGGACACAACGGAATGGGAGCGGGACATCGACACGAACCTTTCCGGCGTCTTCAGGGCATGTCAAATTTTCGGGCGCGGAATGGATGCTGGAAGTATCATCAATATCTCCTCGATGTCCGCGGGACAAGCCCGTGAGCAACGACCGGCCTACTGCGCTGCCAAAAGCGGTGTCAATGGTCTAACGCGCGCCGCAGCAGCCGACCTCGGTCCAGAAGTGCGTGTGAATGCGATCGAACCCGGATTCGTCGAGACGCCGTTAGCTGGTGATGCCTTCGAAACAGGAACCGAACTTCGATCCCAGATCGACGAGCGGACCCCTCTCGAACGGGTCGCACAACCGGACGAAATTGCAGGGGCTGCCGTCTATCTCGCAAGCGACGCAGCGGCGTTCACGACTGGTGAGATCATTACCATCGATGGGGGCTACGACGACAGTTCGCTATGA
- a CDS encoding NAD(P)-dependent alcohol dehydrogenase: MRTCVLSDVGELSLVERNRPTVEADEVLVRIDYVGICGSDVHYYQHGENSGNVVEFPHVLGHEAAGTVVETGCAVSTVSESEQVAIEPGIPCGDCSHCSGENTYHLCERMRYMSSPPVNGALREYVAWPAEYVYSLPDTVPLRAGALVEPLSVAMHACERADVTKGDTVLVTGGGPIGQLVAEVAMEQGAAEVVLTDVVPEKLHLAEQRGVDHTVDASSEEPAAVIHDRIDADGVDVVLESSGAESAIEQTTASVKRGGTIVFVGIPFDAPLPTDVVGLIGGEYDLKGSFRFSNTYPDAIEAVQTGRIDVEGIVSFEQPFTDTHAAFDRAAELESVKGIVRVNGQS, translated from the coding sequence ATGCGGACGTGTGTATTATCGGACGTTGGTGAGCTTTCACTCGTCGAGCGAAACCGCCCAACTGTCGAGGCGGACGAAGTTCTGGTCCGGATCGATTACGTCGGGATCTGTGGATCAGACGTACACTACTACCAACACGGGGAAAACAGCGGAAACGTCGTCGAATTCCCGCACGTTCTGGGCCACGAAGCGGCAGGCACAGTAGTCGAGACCGGGTGTGCGGTGAGTACCGTTTCCGAATCGGAACAAGTCGCAATCGAGCCCGGAATCCCATGTGGTGACTGTTCACACTGTTCGGGTGAAAATACGTACCATTTGTGTGAACGAATGCGTTACATGTCCTCGCCTCCAGTCAACGGGGCGCTCCGAGAGTACGTCGCGTGGCCAGCGGAATACGTGTATTCACTTCCCGACACAGTCCCTCTTCGGGCGGGGGCACTAGTCGAGCCACTGAGTGTTGCGATGCATGCTTGCGAGCGGGCCGACGTTACCAAAGGTGATACGGTTCTCGTTACAGGTGGTGGTCCGATCGGACAACTGGTCGCGGAAGTCGCCATGGAGCAAGGTGCAGCGGAAGTCGTCCTGACGGATGTCGTACCGGAAAAACTCCACTTGGCCGAGCAACGAGGCGTCGATCATACGGTCGATGCCTCCTCCGAAGAGCCAGCGGCGGTGATTCATGATCGAATCGATGCGGACGGGGTCGACGTGGTCCTCGAAAGCTCCGGTGCCGAAAGCGCGATCGAGCAGACGACGGCAAGCGTCAAACGTGGCGGAACCATCGTTTTCGTCGGAATCCCGTTCGACGCACCCCTGCCGACGGACGTCGTTGGATTGATCGGTGGAGAGTACGATCTGAAAGGATCGTTCCGTTTCAGCAATACGTATCCGGATGCCATCGAAGCGGTTCAGACAGGACGAATCGATGTCGAGGGCATCGTGAGTTTCGAGCAGCCGTTTACTGATACGCACGCAGCGTTCGACCGGGCCGCTGAACTGGAGAGCGTGAAGGGTATCGTCCGCGTCAACGGACAGTCATAG